AATCAGGCTGGAATAGCATGGATTGTGTAAAAAACAATTTTAAAAAAATACTACCTGAAAATATGATATTAGGCAATATTGCGGTTGTGTCAGACAAGCTTTTTTCTCATATCGTTAATAGTAATCTGGAAGTTAGAACTTCCGTGTCAATTAATCCTGCCACAGGAGCTGCAGAAGATGGGGCACTTTTTACTTATGAAGCATTACCTAGGGGTACAATCCTCCACTGGATTGTAATCTGTAGGAATCCAAACCACTTCAAAATTGATAACCACATCATCGCAAGTGCCCAAGAACCAAGAGGTGTGCACGAATATCTTAAGAAAACTTATCCTTATCTGGAATACCTTGGTATTGGAGGTATGACAAATCGAGGTATGGGAAGACTTCGTGTTTTAAATGACAACATCTCAGGAAATATAGGAACAAAAGTTGAAAATGATAACTCCCAAATGGAGAGATGATCATGGAAAACCTAGATATGAAGTGTGCCCAGCTGGGTGCAAGAATTGGAAGCAAAGTTGAAGAGAAGATCCTTACAGATGCTTTGGGTGTATTGCAAGAACAGGGAGTTTACGCATTTTTTCTTTATCTTGAAGCAAACAAAAAACATGATGGGAAATTTATCAGCAACCAGTGTTTAAAATTCATGGGGAGTACACCAGAACATAATTCATTGATTACAAGTAACGATGAAGAGAATAAGCCATTTCCACGTATTTTAGCACTCTCTGAAGATTTGGACAACTTGCTTTTTGCTCGTGATCTTCTGCTTCAGGCACTTGTATACGGCCGTTATCATGCGAAAATAAATTCTAAGAAGGAACCACAATGAACTGGGAACTTTATCGCTGGGTGTGGGTTCTTCAATCTCCGCTTTCAGTTGGTACACTACCATCTGGTTCATTGAACCGATGCCATCTTTATATCCCCGCAAGAGCAATATGGGGAGCAATTACAGCTGAGGTCGCGAGACGTTCAGATGGTCATTTTCCTGACTATGCTGTGATTGGAAATGGAATTCAGGAAGAAATCCGCTTTACATATCTATTTCCTGCAGTCAAGATAAATCAAGAGTGGAAAGCTTGGTTGCCGTGTTATATGGAAGACAAAGGACTGTGTTGGCAGTTAGAAGATGCTAATGATGATTTTAATAATGTCATTTCAAACCAGATTTTTCGGTCAAGATTACTTTATACACGCCCAGGAACATCTATTAATCCCGAAAGCGATTCCGCAGAAGAAGGATCTCTTCATGAAACCGAATGTATCCAGATATATTGGAGTCCCAGTGAGGAAAAAAATAATAAACAATATCAGCAAATCGGAATGATTGGATATGTTCTTGTTAAATCGAATTCATTATATATCGACTCCATAAAAGAAATTGAGACGCTACTCATAGGCGGAGATACAAGATATGGATTCGGTAAGTTGAGACAAGTAGATTTTTCAAACCAATCATACTTATTTAATAATACTGTCAACCTTTCAAACAGTGAACCAATAATCACTGGCCGTAGTGTATTAGGACACACCGCCACAGTAAAAAACATGAGCGGTGACATAGAAGCCCTTGCAGGTTGGGATTATTTATCAAACGGTAGGTTGAAAGGATTTGAAAAAACCTACTGGACTCCAGGATCTTTTAGTCCTGATGGTCAAAGCGACTGGAAAATAGGTAGACATGGGCATTGGGAAAATGTTAACAAAAACTCATAAATCCTTTATTTATGCTTTTTTTGAAGCACATGTTGTTAACTGTCATTTAATTTTTCAAGACGAACAATATAACCAGCATTTTTCAGTACCTTAGCAATAGTCAAGGCTTCCTTTCCAATTTCATTAATTGTTACGTACAGAATCCCTTGCAAATCTCAAGGCATAGTTACATTTCCACACATCAAAGCACAAACCTTATTGCGACCCAACGCTCCAATTAACAATCCATGTTCAAAAATAACATTTTGTCTTGCGCGAGGTTCTTCTTCCCCTCCAGTTATTTTTCCGACATCTTCTGGAGTATAGATTACAAAACAAAAATCAACAGTCATAGATATTGTTTCTAAATACTCAATAATTGTCAATCCTTTTGCACTTTCGGGTTCCAACACCTCAGGTTCAAAATCCATTTTCTTTAATATTTGTACCAATTTATCTCTTATATGGTGGTTCCTTCCATGAACAACAAAAACACGTCTACCATAATTGACGGCTTTTAAAGCAGCAATGATCCTAAAAACTTTATCAAAAAACTCATCTGCAGAAATATTGACCTCTTTTACAAATTCGGCGTCATTCGGATTTAAGTAATAATATTCAGATGGTCTCTGATACCAAGAGTGTTTACTAGTTTTAGTAAGAGGGGCAACAAATACTTTTTTTCTATCCAAAAAAGCTCTACGAATGCACTCAGCAGTCCCTTTACCACCACCAATGGCTATCAACAGATCTGCTTTTTGAACGAGTAATGCTCTTTCTTCTAACCACCAACGACATTTGGGAAGTTTTATGACTTTTCCGATTTCTGGAATCTGGGAAATTTTTTCGGGTAATAAAAAAGTAATATAATTTTTTGGATTTTTACCCGTTTCTTTGCATAATCGTGCGATTTCGTTAGCGATCAAAAAGTCATATTCCCCAAGAGTAGTCAATATTACATGGTGGTCCTCAGATAGTAAATGCCTTGCAAAAGAAAGACAAAAATTATCCACCAGTTCTTTTTCATTTGGTAAATCTCGATTTTTACTCCAACCACCTTGAAAAAGTATATTCATAACCCTAGCCTCTTGACAATTAAGTTTAATTCGTCTTTTATTCTTTAAAGACTATTTTTTAACTGATCAATATTTAAGAATCCTTAGATAATTAAACGTATTCATCTAAAATATTATTGATGGAATAGCTACCTATAGGTAGTGTCCCTATTTTGCTGTAAATTCCCCTGTACCCTGTATGATCTTAATCTTCCATATTTAAATATCTGTTTCCAGTGATCCACTCTTCATTGATATCGATCAATATTGAGACTGAAAGTCTCAATAGAGCTTCTTCATTGGGAAATGCACCAATGACTTTACTTCTTCTTTTAAGTTCCCTGTTTACACATTCTAGGATGTTAGTAGTTCTTATCTTTCTACAATGCTCTTTTGGAAATGCCTGACAGTTATGAGTACCGAAGTGGAATCTGGCCAATGTTTCAATAGCCTTGTTTAACTTTCTTTCCCCTAGGTATTCTACCACTTTAGATAACTGCAATGGATCTTCCATAGCTTCCTTTATCTTCTCTGCTACTTCCTTTTGATGCTTTTTTGGTATTGTCTTCAATACAGCTCTTATCAAATGCACATGACACATCTGCCAGCTAGATCCCGGAAATGAAGTTGTTACTGCTCTCTGGAGACCTTTGTGACCATCTGAGATGATCATTTCTACTCCTCTTAGTCCTCTTTTCTTAAGGTCAGTAAAGAGATCTTCCCTAAACATTGCATCTTCTCCATCTGCTATCCTTGCTCCCAGAATTTCCATATATCCATCTTTCCTCACACCTGCAACTACAAACAAAGCTTTGTTTGTATATCGCGCGCTATCCCTTATATTAAAGTAAGTAGCATCAACTAACAGGTACTTGATCCCCTGTTCTATTGGTTTAGAAATAAATTCTCGAACCTTCTCATCCAGTTCCTGAGTGATCCTTGATACTCTGGAAGCAGAGACGTTCTCAATTCCTAGCTGAGAGATGATATGCTTTATTTTTCTAGTAGACACTCCTTGCAGATACGATTCCATTATAGCATTTGCTAATGCTTTTTCAGTTCGAGAATATCTTTCGAATACTTGAGTTTGGAATGGAATTTCACGTAACTGAGGTTTCAACAACTCAAGTGTTCTATGTCTGGTTGTCAGTGATCGTTTTCTATAACCGTTTCTTTGAACATTCCTGCTATCATTCCTTTCATATGTATCTGCACCAGACTGCTGTAAGGCTTCAAATTCCATAACCGGGTTCAAGAACCAGGTTATGAGGGTTCTTACAGAATCTTCACCATCGACGAAGTAATCTTCTAACAGGTCATATAGATTCATGGTCCTGTACCTTCCTAGTTGTTTGCAATATTCTAATAAGGTACAGGACTATCACATTTTACAGCAAAATAGATACGCTACCGATCATAAGGTTTAATGTAGTCCATAATTATGTTAATATCTAAGGTGGAGGGGCTAAAATTGGATGATGAATTAACAACAAATCAAATACGTCTTTTGTATCTGATTCATAAATCTAACACTAACACAATTATCCAAGGAATAACTGTTTTCAGAAATGCTGTTTATATACTGTCGAAAAAACATATCTATTCTTATACCGATTTCAAACCCATAAATCATGGAGGTATAGGTAGTTCTTCTATTGAACTTAACTCTGATCTTAACCTGCTAATTGGAAGTAATCTCATTGAAAAAAAATTAGAGCCAGGGCCATATACTCGAATGTGTAGTCTTATAATAACAGATAAAGGAAAAGATCTCATTAAAAATTTGATTTTTGACTCAATTGACTCTTTTCTCAATGATTTAAATGCGGATGTTATGAAATCAGAAAGTCAATGTAAACCTGGTTCACTTGAATACTACACTAAAATATCAGTTAAACTGCGATCAGAAGTAAGTGTATACTTTGATATGCAAGTTCAAGGTGCAGCCAATGTAAGTTGGGAAGAAGCTTTTTTTAAATATTCAAATGAGGCACAAATACATCTTTTCTTTGTAACTT
This DNA window, taken from Methanomethylovorans hollandica DSM 15978, encodes the following:
- a CDS encoding nucleotide-binding protein, producing MNILFQGGWSKNRDLPNEKELVDNFCLSFARHLLSEDHHVILTTLGEYDFLIANEIARLCKETGKNPKNYITFLLPEKISQIPEIGKVIKLPKCRWWLEERALLVQKADLLIAIGGGKGTAECIRRAFLDRKKVFVAPLTKTSKHSWYQRPSEYYYLNPNDAEFVKEVNISADEFFDKVFRIIAALKAVNYGRRVFVVHGRNHHIRDKLVQILKKMDFEPEVLEPESAKGLTIIEYLETISMTVDFCFVIYTPEDVGKITGGEEEPRARQNVIFEHGLLIGALGRNKVCALMCGNVTMP
- a CDS encoding IS256 family transposase, coding for MNLYDLLEDYFVDGEDSVRTLITWFLNPVMEFEALQQSGADTYERNDSRNVQRNGYRKRSLTTRHRTLELLKPQLREIPFQTQVFERYSRTEKALANAIMESYLQGVSTRKIKHIISQLGIENVSASRVSRITQELDEKVREFISKPIEQGIKYLLVDATYFNIRDSARYTNKALFVVAGVRKDGYMEILGARIADGEDAMFREDLFTDLKKRGLRGVEMIISDGHKGLQRAVTTSFPGSSWQMCHVHLIRAVLKTIPKKHQKEVAEKIKEAMEDPLQLSKVVEYLGERKLNKAIETLARFHFGTHNCQAFPKEHCRKIRTTNILECVNRELKRRSKVIGAFPNEEALLRLSVSILIDINEEWITGNRYLNMED